Proteins encoded by one window of Elaeis guineensis isolate ETL-2024a chromosome 12, EG11, whole genome shotgun sequence:
- the LOC105054632 gene encoding light-mediated development protein DET1 isoform X2 yields MMFRSNNLAARVFERQILTPRPGTSVNLVRLFYENLVPSCTIYDVDCPDHGFHKFTDDGQYLVSFSRNCQDLIVYRPTWFSFSCKEEDCDSHSLPEKAKRFDSFFTQLYCVSLASSTEYICRQFFLYVQSHQFGLFATCTARCIDAPTTEGAIDEIPSIEKITFYLVRLEDGVILDEKAFCNDFVSLAEIMGVSFYEDLLCILSLRYQTLHVLQILNSGGLVDVRNIGIFCREDDELFLNTHAQITQGGYFLSGIKQRLLSFVFRRIWNEEADPTLRVQHLKEFYFRFQDFVDFIMWKMQFLDRHHLLIRFGHMDKGVDRITIQHPTFFAVYNMETTEIVAFYEDSSEELYSLFEQFWGDFHCSRNSLHANFISSHCNNIYALDEYRCMKNSANSTSQLFPIFHHVHSAERPVEFTSRRQPNVLNFKIKSGPEAGVPDGRPERSSLFRFHPYLPLALSIQRTNMQPTVVNIHFRR; encoded by the exons ATGATGTTTAGGAGCAACAACCTCGCCGCGAGAGTCTTCGAGCGCCAGATCCTCACCCCCCGCCCCGGGACCAgc GTTAATCTTGTTAgacttttttatgaaaatttggtTCCAAGTTGTACCATATATGACGTTGATTGCCCAGACCATGGGTTTCACAAGTTTACAGATGACGGCCAATACCTTGTGAGTTTTAGCAGGAATTGCCAGGATCTGATCGTTTACAGACCCACTTGGTTTTCATTTTCGTGCAAAGAAGAAGATTGTGATTCACACAGTCTGCCCGAGAAAGCAAAGAGATTTGACAGCTTTTTCACCCAGCTCTACTGTGTGTCTCTTGCATCCAGCACTGAGTACATTTGCAGACAGTTCTTTCTATATGTGCAGAGTCACCAGTTTGGCTTGTTTGCAACCTGTACTGCACGATGCATTGATGCACCTACTACTGAGGGTGCAATAGATGAAATCCCTTCAATAGAAAAGATAACATTTTACCTTGTGAG ATTGGAAGATGGAGTCATATTAGATGAGAAAGCCTTTTGCAATGATTTTGTTAGCTTGGCCGAGATCATGGGTGTCTCCTTCTATGAGGATCTGCTGTGTATCTTGTCCCTTCGATATCAAACATTACATGTACTACAAATTCTGAATTCTGGAGGCCTTGTTGATGTACGAAATATTGGCATATTCTGCCGAGAAGATGATGAGTTATTTCTTAACACCCATGCTCAG ATTACACAGGGGGGTTATTTTCTTAGTGGTATCAAGCAGCGTTTGCTTTCATTTGTTTTTCGCAGAATATGGAATGAAGAAGCAGATCCGACTTTG AGGGTTCAACATCTAAAGGAGTTCTATTTTCGCTTTCAAGATTTTGTTGATTTCATCATGTGGAAG ATGCAGTTTTTGGATCGTCATcatcttttaattagatttggccaCATGGATAAAGGG gttgaccgaaTCACTATTCAACATCCAACATTCTTTGCTGTGTATAACATGGAGACAACAGAAATTGTTGCATTTTATGAG GATTCTTCAGAGGAACTTTATTCATTATTCGAGCAATTTTGGGGAGATTTTCATTGTTCAAGAAATTCTTTGCATGCGAATTTTATTTCTTCTCACTGCAATAACATCTATGCTCTTGATGAGTATCGGTGCATGAAAAATAGTGCCAACAGCACCTCACAG CTGTTTCCAATATTTCACCATGTACACTCCGCTGAACGTCCTGTAGAGTTCACCTCAAGGAGGCAACCGAATGTCCTCAATTTCAAGATAAAATCAG GACCTGAGGCTGGTGTTCCTGATGGCAGGCCAGAGAGATCTTCGTTGTTCCGGTTCCATCCTTACTTACCATTGGCTCTTTCCATCCAGCGGACAAACATGCAACCAACTGTTGTGAATATACATTTCCGGAGATGA
- the LOC105054632 gene encoding light-mediated development protein DET1 isoform X1, which yields MMFRSNNLAARVFERQILTPRPGTSVNLVRLFYENLVPSCTIYDVDCPDHGFHKFTDDGQYLVSFSRNCQDLIVYRPTWFSFSCKEEDCDSHSLPEKAKRFDSFFTQLYCVSLASSTEYICRQFFLYVQSHQFGLFATCTARCIDAPTTEGAIDEIPSIEKITFYLVRLEDGVILDEKAFCNDFVSLAEIMGVSFYEDLLCILSLRYQTLHVLQILNSGGLVDVRNIGIFCREDDELFLNTHAQITQGGYFLSGIKQRLLSFVFRRIWNEEADPTLRVQHLKEFYFRFQDFVDFIMWKMQFLDRHHLLIRFGHMDKGVDRITIQHPTFFAVYNMETTEIVAFYEDSSEELYSLFEQFWGDFHCSRNSLHANFISSHCNNIYALDEYRCMKNSANSTSQFMKMMISSLPVNCQTPCPSPYLDLSLFQYNHKLFPIFHHVHSAERPVEFTSRRQPNVLNFKIKSGPEAGVPDGRPERSSLFRFHPYLPLALSIQRTNMQPTVVNIHFRR from the exons ATGATGTTTAGGAGCAACAACCTCGCCGCGAGAGTCTTCGAGCGCCAGATCCTCACCCCCCGCCCCGGGACCAgc GTTAATCTTGTTAgacttttttatgaaaatttggtTCCAAGTTGTACCATATATGACGTTGATTGCCCAGACCATGGGTTTCACAAGTTTACAGATGACGGCCAATACCTTGTGAGTTTTAGCAGGAATTGCCAGGATCTGATCGTTTACAGACCCACTTGGTTTTCATTTTCGTGCAAAGAAGAAGATTGTGATTCACACAGTCTGCCCGAGAAAGCAAAGAGATTTGACAGCTTTTTCACCCAGCTCTACTGTGTGTCTCTTGCATCCAGCACTGAGTACATTTGCAGACAGTTCTTTCTATATGTGCAGAGTCACCAGTTTGGCTTGTTTGCAACCTGTACTGCACGATGCATTGATGCACCTACTACTGAGGGTGCAATAGATGAAATCCCTTCAATAGAAAAGATAACATTTTACCTTGTGAG ATTGGAAGATGGAGTCATATTAGATGAGAAAGCCTTTTGCAATGATTTTGTTAGCTTGGCCGAGATCATGGGTGTCTCCTTCTATGAGGATCTGCTGTGTATCTTGTCCCTTCGATATCAAACATTACATGTACTACAAATTCTGAATTCTGGAGGCCTTGTTGATGTACGAAATATTGGCATATTCTGCCGAGAAGATGATGAGTTATTTCTTAACACCCATGCTCAG ATTACACAGGGGGGTTATTTTCTTAGTGGTATCAAGCAGCGTTTGCTTTCATTTGTTTTTCGCAGAATATGGAATGAAGAAGCAGATCCGACTTTG AGGGTTCAACATCTAAAGGAGTTCTATTTTCGCTTTCAAGATTTTGTTGATTTCATCATGTGGAAG ATGCAGTTTTTGGATCGTCATcatcttttaattagatttggccaCATGGATAAAGGG gttgaccgaaTCACTATTCAACATCCAACATTCTTTGCTGTGTATAACATGGAGACAACAGAAATTGTTGCATTTTATGAG GATTCTTCAGAGGAACTTTATTCATTATTCGAGCAATTTTGGGGAGATTTTCATTGTTCAAGAAATTCTTTGCATGCGAATTTTATTTCTTCTCACTGCAATAACATCTATGCTCTTGATGAGTATCGGTGCATGAAAAATAGTGCCAACAGCACCTCACAG TTCATGAAGATGATGATAAGTTCATTACCAGTCAATTGCCAGACCCCTTGCCCTTCACCATATTTGGATCTTTCGCTTTTTCAGTATAATCATAAG CTGTTTCCAATATTTCACCATGTACACTCCGCTGAACGTCCTGTAGAGTTCACCTCAAGGAGGCAACCGAATGTCCTCAATTTCAAGATAAAATCAG GACCTGAGGCTGGTGTTCCTGATGGCAGGCCAGAGAGATCTTCGTTGTTCCGGTTCCATCCTTACTTACCATTGGCTCTTTCCATCCAGCGGACAAACATGCAACCAACTGTTGTGAATATACATTTCCGGAGATGA
- the LOC105054632 gene encoding light-mediated development protein DET1 isoform X3, with product MMFRSNNLAARVFERQILTPRPGTSVNLVRLFYENLVPSCTIYDVDCPDHGFHKFTDDGQYLVSFSRNCQDLIVYRPTWFSFSCKEEDCDSHSLPEKAKRFDSFFTQLYCVSLASSTEYICRQFFLYVQSHQFGLFATCTARCIDAPTTEGAIDEIPSIEKITFYLVRLEDGVILDEKAFCNDFVSLAEIMGVSFYEDLLCILSLRYQTLHVLQILNSGGLVDVRNIGIFCREDDELFLNTHAQITQGGYFLSGIKQRLLSFVFRRIWNEEADPTLRVQHLKEFYFRFQDFVDFIMWKDSSEELYSLFEQFWGDFHCSRNSLHANFISSHCNNIYALDEYRCMKNSANSTSQFMKMMISSLPVNCQTPCPSPYLDLSLFQYNHKLFPIFHHVHSAERPVEFTSRRQPNVLNFKIKSGPEAGVPDGRPERSSLFRFHPYLPLALSIQRTNMQPTVVNIHFRR from the exons ATGATGTTTAGGAGCAACAACCTCGCCGCGAGAGTCTTCGAGCGCCAGATCCTCACCCCCCGCCCCGGGACCAgc GTTAATCTTGTTAgacttttttatgaaaatttggtTCCAAGTTGTACCATATATGACGTTGATTGCCCAGACCATGGGTTTCACAAGTTTACAGATGACGGCCAATACCTTGTGAGTTTTAGCAGGAATTGCCAGGATCTGATCGTTTACAGACCCACTTGGTTTTCATTTTCGTGCAAAGAAGAAGATTGTGATTCACACAGTCTGCCCGAGAAAGCAAAGAGATTTGACAGCTTTTTCACCCAGCTCTACTGTGTGTCTCTTGCATCCAGCACTGAGTACATTTGCAGACAGTTCTTTCTATATGTGCAGAGTCACCAGTTTGGCTTGTTTGCAACCTGTACTGCACGATGCATTGATGCACCTACTACTGAGGGTGCAATAGATGAAATCCCTTCAATAGAAAAGATAACATTTTACCTTGTGAG ATTGGAAGATGGAGTCATATTAGATGAGAAAGCCTTTTGCAATGATTTTGTTAGCTTGGCCGAGATCATGGGTGTCTCCTTCTATGAGGATCTGCTGTGTATCTTGTCCCTTCGATATCAAACATTACATGTACTACAAATTCTGAATTCTGGAGGCCTTGTTGATGTACGAAATATTGGCATATTCTGCCGAGAAGATGATGAGTTATTTCTTAACACCCATGCTCAG ATTACACAGGGGGGTTATTTTCTTAGTGGTATCAAGCAGCGTTTGCTTTCATTTGTTTTTCGCAGAATATGGAATGAAGAAGCAGATCCGACTTTG AGGGTTCAACATCTAAAGGAGTTCTATTTTCGCTTTCAAGATTTTGTTGATTTCATCATGTGGAAG GATTCTTCAGAGGAACTTTATTCATTATTCGAGCAATTTTGGGGAGATTTTCATTGTTCAAGAAATTCTTTGCATGCGAATTTTATTTCTTCTCACTGCAATAACATCTATGCTCTTGATGAGTATCGGTGCATGAAAAATAGTGCCAACAGCACCTCACAG TTCATGAAGATGATGATAAGTTCATTACCAGTCAATTGCCAGACCCCTTGCCCTTCACCATATTTGGATCTTTCGCTTTTTCAGTATAATCATAAG CTGTTTCCAATATTTCACCATGTACACTCCGCTGAACGTCCTGTAGAGTTCACCTCAAGGAGGCAACCGAATGTCCTCAATTTCAAGATAAAATCAG GACCTGAGGCTGGTGTTCCTGATGGCAGGCCAGAGAGATCTTCGTTGTTCCGGTTCCATCCTTACTTACCATTGGCTCTTTCCATCCAGCGGACAAACATGCAACCAACTGTTGTGAATATACATTTCCGGAGATGA